A genomic region of Longimicrobiales bacterium contains the following coding sequences:
- a CDS encoding fumarylacetoacetate hydrolase family protein, with protein MASLCPSKIVCVGRNYAKHAAELGNDVPSEPLIFFKPPSSMIQEGDMIVMPVGSGRVDFEGEIGVVIGKRARGVSAAEAWDYVESLVPVNDVTSRHYQNSDDQWARAKGFDTFCPVGTPVPLAEVDLETLGVTTHVNGELLQDGEASDMVFDIPAIIEYVSDIMTLEAGDLILTGTPDGVQPLSHGDEVTVTVTGVGAVSNPVVAAS; from the coding sequence ATGGCATCTCTTTGTCCGTCCAAGATCGTCTGTGTGGGCCGTAACTACGCTAAGCATGCCGCGGAACTTGGGAACGACGTCCCGTCGGAGCCTTTGATTTTCTTCAAGCCCCCGTCGTCGATGATCCAGGAGGGTGACATGATCGTGATGCCGGTGGGGTCAGGCCGTGTGGATTTCGAAGGTGAAATCGGGGTAGTGATTGGCAAGCGGGCACGCGGAGTTTCGGCTGCTGAGGCTTGGGACTACGTCGAATCCCTGGTCCCGGTGAACGACGTCACTTCTCGTCACTATCAGAACTCGGATGACCAATGGGCCCGCGCAAAGGGGTTCGACACATTCTGCCCCGTGGGTACTCCAGTCCCTCTGGCCGAGGTCGACCTTGAAACGCTCGGAGTGACGACGCATGTAAACGGTGAGCTCCTGCAGGACGGGGAGGCCAGCGACATGGTTTTCGATATTCCGGCCATTATCGAGTACGTCAGCGATATTATGACGCTGGAGGCCGGGGACCTCATTCTGACCGGGACCCCGGACGGGGTACAGCCACTGTCGCACGGGGATGAGGTCACTGTGACTGTGACCGGCGTCGGAGCAGTTTCCAATCCCGTAGTCGCAGCCAGCTGA
- the rsmI gene encoding 16S rRNA (cytidine(1402)-2'-O)-methyltransferase codes for MATLYLVSTPIGNLGDLSARAAETLRGVSRILAEDTRRTRVLADHVDAAAPLVSVHAHNERERIDRILGWLDAGEDLALVSDAGTPLVSDPGSRVVTAVVERGHTVVPIPGASASLSALVASGLPTERFTFLGFIARKGRARVADISRVHAAEESTILFESPQRLVATLDDLAYVCGGEREVCVAREVTKLHEEFRRGTLEEIANYYRQRSPKGEVTIVVGPEVYSRSEEDVERAAQELAVSLLGEGMKPSAAAREVARRLDLARNEAYRIVHDSRDSSVEAKNLTVEIATDE; via the coding sequence GTGGCCACACTTTATCTCGTCAGTACCCCGATCGGTAACCTTGGAGATCTCTCGGCCCGCGCGGCCGAGACCCTCCGGGGCGTCTCGCGTATCCTTGCGGAGGATACGCGCCGTACGCGGGTGCTTGCTGACCACGTAGACGCAGCAGCACCTCTCGTGTCGGTTCACGCCCACAACGAGCGTGAGCGAATCGACCGTATTCTGGGTTGGCTCGACGCTGGAGAGGACCTAGCGCTGGTGTCGGATGCCGGCACACCGCTCGTGTCCGACCCGGGCAGTCGAGTGGTGACCGCGGTGGTAGAGCGTGGGCACACGGTGGTTCCTATCCCGGGCGCGAGTGCCTCCTTGTCGGCGCTAGTCGCTTCCGGGCTGCCAACGGAGCGATTCACCTTCCTAGGGTTCATTGCCAGGAAGGGCAGGGCGAGGGTCGCAGATATTTCGCGGGTTCACGCGGCGGAGGAGTCCACGATTCTGTTCGAGTCACCTCAGAGGCTAGTCGCAACCCTCGACGACCTGGCATACGTCTGTGGAGGGGAACGGGAGGTGTGCGTGGCGCGGGAGGTGACCAAGCTCCACGAAGAGTTCCGTCGCGGAACCCTTGAGGAAATCGCTAACTACTACCGGCAGCGATCCCCGAAAGGGGAAGTCACGATCGTCGTCGGGCCAGAGGTCTATTCACGCTCCGAAGAGGATGTCGAACGGGCGGCGCAGGAACTCGCCGTATCACTGCTGGGGGAGGGGATGAAGCCTTCGGCTGCTGCTCGAGAAGTCGCGAGACGCCTCGACCTGGCGCGAAATGAGGCGTACCGTATCGTGCACGATTCTCGAGATTCTTCGGTGGAAGCCAAGAATCTGACTGTGGAGATAGCGACCGACGAATGA
- a CDS encoding DUF4159 domain-containing protein has protein sequence MKFLIVALLATGPGLAGGPQSTDSITVARLQYDGGGDWYANPSSLSNLLAAVRDRAGIPVALREAEITPLDPSLRDYPYLYMTGHGNVTFTPAERTALREYLLAGGFLHADDNYGLDESFRVEMAEIFPDAELTEIPPDHPVFHTFYDLDEGLPKVHEHDGAPPQAFGIFLEGRMLVFYSYESDLGDGWEDEAVHEDPPETREQAFRMGVNLFLYVLGQAVL, from the coding sequence ATGAAGTTTTTGATCGTGGCTCTCTTGGCCACGGGCCCCGGCTTGGCCGGGGGCCCGCAGTCGACCGATTCCATTACGGTTGCACGGCTCCAGTACGACGGTGGTGGCGACTGGTATGCGAACCCCTCGTCTCTTTCCAACCTGTTGGCTGCCGTTCGTGATAGGGCGGGGATTCCGGTAGCTCTTCGGGAGGCGGAGATCACCCCGCTCGACCCATCGCTCCGCGACTATCCCTATCTCTATATGACTGGGCACGGGAATGTCACGTTCACTCCCGCCGAACGCACAGCACTCCGTGAATATCTGCTCGCGGGAGGGTTCCTCCACGCCGACGACAACTATGGCCTCGACGAGTCGTTTCGAGTCGAGATGGCGGAGATCTTTCCAGACGCCGAACTCACTGAGATCCCTCCTGACCACCCTGTATTCCACACCTTCTATGACCTCGATGAGGGACTCCCGAAGGTCCACGAACACGATGGCGCACCGCCCCAGGCCTTCGGGATTTTCCTCGAAGGACGAATGCTCGTGTTCTACTCGTACGAGTCCGACCTCGGGGACGGGTGGGAGGACGAGGCGGTTCACGAAGATCCACCAGAGACGCGCGAGCAGGCGTTCCGCATGGGAGTGAATCTCTTTCTTTACGTGCTTGGACAGGCGGTGCTGTGA
- the trxA gene encoding thioredoxin produces MASEAISEITDQNFADEIETGEGLYMVDFWAEWCGPCRMIAPTVDALADEYQEKGLKVGKLNVDMNPQTSVRFGVRSIPAVLFFKDGELIDQVVGAGPRKTYEDKVTEHL; encoded by the coding sequence ATGGCCAGTGAAGCGATCAGCGAAATTACGGATCAAAACTTTGCCGACGAAATTGAGACCGGCGAGGGACTGTATATGGTGGATTTCTGGGCCGAATGGTGCGGGCCGTGCCGCATGATCGCGCCCACGGTGGATGCACTTGCAGATGAGTATCAGGAGAAGGGGCTCAAGGTCGGCAAGTTGAATGTCGACATGAACCCGCAGACGTCCGTGCGCTTCGGCGTCCGCTCGATTCCGGCAGTGCTGTTCTTCAAGGACGGAGAGCTGATCGACCAGGTGGTTGGCGCCGGTCCGCGGAAGACTTACGAGGACAAGGTTACCGAGCACCTTTAG
- a CDS encoding DEAD/DEAH box helicase: MSSNIPEGFPLTLPPEALAGLDGLDPDEDQLEEEEKGTRLPARVLTLPEATSARLRAEIERAGGREVCFLATVDAERVVHDPRAVSRGNFAAVLVAARDAPEGGVMLHNHPSGVLEPSDADMHVAGNLYEQGLGTAIIDNTGERMYVVVEPPKARKRILLAHDELDAVLAPGGALSQRYLGYEDRPGQRDMLNVITERFNEGGISIVEAGTGTGKSLAYLIPAARWAQDNGERTVISTNTINLQEQLAEKDLPLVQSLVGDVSWALVKGRGNYVSIRRALLASESQGSLFEEDRSNEIQGLLEWMGTTEDGSLSDLTFSPADETWEEVRSDPDICLRSRCPHFQDCFYQKSRRKAAAAELLVVNHHLLFTDLAVRRATQNYSQSAVLPAYQHVILDEGHNVEDAATSHLGVQVSRRGLYRAMSRLDRRGRGILTAIHEAVSAIEGGSEIRERVENQVRPALSRARAEVEGLIERLEPFAPAGEGAIRLGVADGGEPAEDEAVGERLRGTISSLGVLERELAELRARLELEEGLAERLEARILDLRSIERRLASAVHGLRLVLAPGEEASSFVRWLESRGKGRKSNLVMAAAPIELGGLLRESLFMQAETTVVTSATLTTGERFDFLRGRLGILPAELELEDNRVEVTEHIVKSPFDFETQALLAIATDLPTIQSGDFAFDGATTGVLASFAEITDGGLFALFTSHGALRRVARGLRDLGLDARWPLFVQGEEDRHRLLDRFVTAGDGILLGTSSFWEGVDVPGDPLRGLLIQKLPFRVPTEPITAARMEALEAQGIDPFQNFMLPHAALRLKQGFGRLIRARTDRGAVVVLDDRLMTKRYGRYLRESLPPAPLVKGAWTDVERQLRSFYEAP, translated from the coding sequence TTGAGTTCGAACATTCCGGAGGGATTCCCGCTTACTCTTCCCCCGGAAGCACTAGCGGGACTGGACGGCCTGGATCCGGACGAGGACCAGCTCGAAGAGGAGGAGAAGGGCACACGCCTGCCAGCGCGGGTGTTGACGCTGCCCGAAGCTACCTCGGCCCGACTCCGGGCGGAAATCGAGCGAGCCGGGGGACGTGAGGTCTGCTTTCTTGCCACGGTCGACGCTGAGCGAGTCGTTCACGACCCACGTGCAGTCTCGCGCGGAAACTTTGCAGCAGTGCTCGTCGCAGCTCGAGACGCCCCCGAGGGTGGTGTCATGCTGCACAACCATCCCAGTGGCGTGCTGGAGCCCTCGGACGCAGACATGCACGTAGCGGGCAACCTCTACGAGCAGGGCCTCGGAACAGCGATCATCGACAACACCGGTGAACGCATGTATGTGGTCGTCGAGCCCCCCAAGGCCCGTAAGCGGATTCTCCTCGCTCACGATGAGCTCGACGCAGTTCTGGCGCCTGGTGGGGCCCTATCCCAGCGGTACCTGGGCTACGAGGATCGGCCCGGTCAAAGGGATATGCTCAACGTCATAACCGAGCGCTTCAACGAGGGTGGAATTTCGATCGTCGAGGCCGGGACTGGCACCGGAAAGTCACTCGCTTACCTGATTCCCGCTGCGAGATGGGCCCAGGATAACGGCGAACGTACCGTCATTTCGACAAATACCATCAATCTCCAAGAGCAGCTGGCTGAGAAAGATCTTCCTCTGGTTCAGTCTCTGGTCGGGGATGTGTCTTGGGCTCTCGTGAAGGGGCGGGGGAACTACGTCTCGATTCGGAGGGCATTGCTCGCATCCGAGAGTCAAGGCTCGCTGTTCGAGGAAGATCGATCGAACGAGATCCAAGGCCTTTTGGAGTGGATGGGGACGACCGAAGATGGCTCGCTGTCAGATCTAACTTTTTCTCCGGCCGACGAAACCTGGGAGGAGGTACGGAGCGATCCCGACATCTGCCTCCGCTCTCGTTGTCCGCACTTCCAGGACTGCTTCTACCAAAAATCCCGTCGGAAAGCAGCAGCAGCCGAACTGCTCGTGGTGAATCATCACCTCCTTTTCACCGATCTTGCTGTCCGAAGGGCTACTCAAAACTACTCACAGTCGGCCGTGCTGCCGGCCTATCAGCACGTGATCCTGGACGAGGGGCACAACGTCGAGGACGCGGCTACGTCTCATCTAGGCGTTCAGGTGTCCCGACGTGGGCTTTACCGAGCGATGTCGCGCCTGGACCGTCGGGGGCGTGGAATCCTCACGGCCATTCATGAAGCGGTCTCGGCGATCGAGGGCGGCTCGGAAATCCGGGAACGCGTGGAGAACCAGGTACGCCCGGCCCTGTCCCGTGCTCGAGCCGAGGTCGAGGGCCTCATCGAGCGCCTGGAGCCGTTTGCTCCGGCAGGTGAGGGGGCGATTCGCCTTGGTGTGGCGGACGGTGGCGAGCCGGCTGAAGATGAGGCCGTTGGAGAGCGCCTCAGGGGAACGATCAGCAGTCTCGGAGTCCTCGAGAGAGAGCTGGCCGAGTTGCGGGCCCGGCTCGAGTTGGAAGAAGGTCTCGCAGAGCGGCTGGAGGCGCGGATTCTTGATCTTCGTTCGATCGAGCGACGGCTGGCATCGGCGGTGCATGGCCTCCGGCTCGTTCTCGCTCCCGGCGAAGAGGCATCGTCATTCGTCCGATGGCTCGAGTCGAGGGGGAAGGGACGGAAGTCGAATTTGGTGATGGCGGCGGCTCCGATCGAGCTGGGCGGGCTACTCCGCGAATCGCTGTTCATGCAGGCCGAGACGACTGTGGTGACCTCTGCCACACTCACCACCGGTGAACGATTCGACTTTCTCCGTGGACGATTGGGGATCTTGCCGGCTGAGCTTGAACTGGAAGATAATCGAGTGGAGGTCACGGAACATATCGTGAAGTCCCCGTTCGACTTCGAGACTCAGGCTCTCCTGGCTATCGCGACCGATCTTCCGACGATTCAGTCTGGAGATTTCGCATTTGACGGGGCCACCACGGGTGTCCTCGCAAGCTTTGCCGAGATCACAGATGGAGGGCTGTTCGCGCTCTTCACCTCGCATGGAGCTCTTCGACGCGTGGCACGTGGACTAAGAGATCTCGGACTGGATGCGAGGTGGCCACTCTTCGTTCAGGGAGAAGAGGATCGGCATCGCTTGCTCGATCGCTTCGTGACGGCAGGCGATGGCATTCTGCTCGGAACCTCATCGTTTTGGGAGGGGGTGGATGTGCCTGGCGACCCGCTTCGGGGACTTCTTATTCAGAAGCTTCCGTTTCGTGTGCCCACCGAGCCCATCACGGCAGCCCGAATGGAGGCGCTGGAGGCCCAAGGGATCGACCCGTTCCAGAACTTCATGCTGCCGCACGCAGCATTGCGATTGAAGCAGGGATTTGGGCGCTTGATCCGCGCCCGCACGGACCGTGGGGCGGTTGTGGTGCTCGATGACCGCCTCATGACCAAGCGGTACGGACGGTATCTGCGTGAGTCGCTCCCACCTGCACCTCTGGTGAAAGGGGCATGGACCGATGTGGAGAGACAGCTTCGATCGTTCTACGAAGCGCCGTGA
- the lysA gene encoding diaminopimelate decarboxylase gives MGQSVLTDPFQRVEGALYCGDTAAVELAERYGTPLYVYDLAWIRRQVGIFQGAFADVDHLLAYSLKANGNLALLQELSALGCGADITSGGELYRALRAGIPAERIVFAGVGKTEVEIGEALDAGILAFNVESRSELERIDAVASAKGAPARFAIRVNPDVLAITPHEYTATGHLETKFGVPWDETRALYAWAHDRPFLQAVGIDVHIGSQITDPKPYEIALDRVLTLVEELRSSGVTLDYLDIGGGYGISYDGEPGLDVSELARRIGPRVSAAGLRLVLEPGRALVGEAGVMLTRVQYVKRGNKTFLIVDGGMSELIRPSHYGGYHQIEPVGPVDELATGTVDVVGPICETGDFLALDREMPVPAEGALLAVRTSGAYGFSMSSNYNGRPRPAEVLVDGPDVRLIRRRENYEDLIRGEE, from the coding sequence TTGGGCCAGAGCGTACTGACGGATCCGTTCCAGCGTGTGGAGGGCGCGCTCTACTGTGGCGATACAGCTGCGGTGGAGCTCGCTGAGCGCTACGGGACCCCGCTGTACGTCTACGACCTGGCCTGGATCCGCAGACAGGTAGGGATCTTCCAGGGCGCGTTCGCCGATGTGGATCATCTGCTGGCCTATTCCCTAAAGGCGAATGGCAACCTGGCGCTCCTTCAGGAGTTGAGTGCGCTGGGGTGTGGTGCCGACATCACGAGCGGTGGCGAACTGTACCGCGCCCTGCGCGCGGGTATCCCAGCTGAACGGATCGTCTTCGCTGGTGTGGGAAAGACCGAGGTGGAGATCGGAGAAGCGCTCGACGCGGGTATTCTGGCGTTCAACGTGGAGAGTCGCTCAGAGCTTGAGCGCATCGACGCGGTCGCGAGTGCCAAGGGTGCCCCGGCGCGCTTCGCGATCCGAGTGAATCCCGACGTCCTCGCCATCACGCCCCATGAGTACACCGCCACCGGACATCTCGAGACGAAGTTCGGCGTGCCCTGGGATGAGACTCGAGCGCTCTATGCGTGGGCGCACGATCGGCCATTCCTACAGGCTGTTGGAATCGACGTGCATATCGGCTCACAGATCACCGATCCCAAGCCGTACGAAATCGCGCTCGACCGAGTTCTGACCCTAGTTGAGGAGTTGCGCTCGAGTGGGGTCACGCTCGACTATCTCGACATCGGAGGCGGCTACGGCATCAGTTACGACGGGGAACCGGGACTGGACGTTTCCGAACTTGCGAGGCGGATCGGACCCCGTGTCTCGGCGGCAGGCCTGCGGCTCGTGCTCGAACCCGGTCGGGCCCTCGTTGGTGAGGCCGGAGTCATGCTGACCCGCGTCCAGTACGTGAAGCGGGGCAATAAGACGTTTCTGATCGTGGACGGGGGAATGAGTGAGCTGATTCGCCCCAGCCACTATGGAGGGTACCATCAGATTGAACCGGTCGGGCCCGTCGATGAACTTGCCACAGGCACCGTCGACGTGGTGGGCCCGATCTGCGAGACGGGTGACTTCCTTGCCCTCGATCGGGAGATGCCCGTGCCGGCCGAGGGTGCTCTATTGGCGGTGCGAACGTCGGGGGCCTATGGCTTTTCCATGTCGTCGAACTACAACGGACGCCCGCGCCCTGCAGAGGTGCTCGTGGACGGCCCAGATGTGCGTCTGATTCGGCGCCGAGAGAATTACGAAGACCTAATCCGTGGGGAAGAATGA
- a CDS encoding aminotransferase class I/II-fold pyridoxal phosphate-dependent enzyme, with amino-acid sequence MPRPNERYGSLPPYPLAEMKAIRRRLEADGVDIIDLGAGDAPLDPPPAVVDKLREVANDKAYSRYAFQAGLPSFRNAVTDFMSKRFNVELDQAAEVLPLIGSKDGLAHLPFAYVGPGDSAIIPDPGYQAYLGPVLLAGGEPHLVPLRPENDFLIPLDEIPSDVAASARILYLNYPNNPTTATAPDEYLERAIAFCHEHDLVLAYDNAYSEFGFEGYQARSILEFDGAREVSIEFHSLSKTYNMTGWRLGWAAGSAEVIAALSRVKSFMDTGQYLGIQAAGVAALESWEAWAPGNIATFESRRNRAVEAFREAGFDVSTPDATMYLWIPVPTSEASEDFATRALETEGVIVLPGGALGAGGEGFFRVALIVDEDRLAEAAARLGRVSTQG; translated from the coding sequence ATGCCAAGGCCGAACGAGCGCTACGGCTCATTGCCGCCGTATCCGCTCGCGGAAATGAAGGCGATACGCCGAAGGCTCGAAGCCGACGGCGTTGATATCATCGACCTTGGCGCGGGTGATGCGCCGTTGGATCCACCGCCTGCTGTTGTTGATAAATTGCGTGAAGTCGCGAATGATAAAGCCTACTCTCGTTATGCTTTCCAGGCCGGCCTGCCGTCGTTCCGCAACGCGGTGACTGACTTCATGTCCAAGCGATTTAATGTCGAACTGGACCAGGCAGCAGAGGTCCTTCCGCTGATTGGCTCCAAGGACGGACTGGCCCATCTACCCTTCGCGTACGTCGGACCCGGCGACTCGGCGATCATTCCTGATCCAGGTTACCAGGCCTATCTTGGCCCGGTGCTGCTGGCGGGCGGGGAACCGCATCTCGTTCCGCTTCGTCCTGAGAATGACTTCCTCATTCCGCTCGACGAGATCCCGTCGGACGTGGCGGCCAGTGCTCGCATCCTGTATCTGAACTACCCAAACAATCCGACAACCGCGACGGCTCCGGACGAATACTTGGAGCGGGCGATCGCCTTCTGTCACGAGCACGATCTGGTCCTAGCGTACGACAATGCTTACTCGGAGTTCGGCTTCGAGGGGTACCAGGCCCGAAGCATTCTCGAATTTGACGGGGCTCGTGAGGTTTCGATCGAATTCCACTCGCTGTCCAAGACGTACAACATGACCGGATGGCGGCTGGGTTGGGCCGCGGGGAGCGCGGAGGTGATCGCCGCACTGTCTCGAGTCAAAAGCTTTATGGATACCGGTCAGTACCTTGGTATCCAAGCGGCAGGAGTGGCTGCGCTTGAGAGCTGGGAGGCATGGGCTCCCGGGAACATCGCGACCTTCGAATCACGCCGAAACCGTGCGGTTGAGGCTTTTCGGGAAGCTGGGTTTGATGTTTCGACCCCAGATGCAACCATGTACCTGTGGATTCCCGTCCCAACCTCCGAGGCGTCTGAGGACTTCGCTACCCGAGCGCTCGAAACGGAAGGTGTCATCGTGCTGCCCGGTGGTGCGCTCGGGGCGGGCGGTGAGGGTTTCTTCCGGGTCGCGCTGATCGTGGATGAAGATCGGCTTGCTGAGGCGGCGGCTCGCCTCGGGCGCGTGAGCACACAAGGGTGA
- a CDS encoding RidA family protein produces the protein MSFQRVFSGARWEKEVGYCRALRADDRIFVTGTAPVDSDGQVASPGDAYAQTVRCLEIMRDALEGLGAGFEHVTRTRMFVTDIERWEEYGRAHGEVFRDHPCTTTMVEVRRLIDPEMLIEIEADAVVEK, from the coding sequence GTGTCGTTCCAACGCGTATTCAGTGGTGCCCGCTGGGAGAAAGAAGTCGGCTACTGCCGGGCCCTTCGGGCGGACGATCGGATCTTCGTGACGGGTACGGCACCGGTCGATTCGGACGGACAAGTAGCCTCCCCGGGTGACGCCTACGCGCAGACCGTGCGCTGCCTGGAGATCATGCGCGATGCACTCGAAGGCCTGGGTGCTGGCTTCGAGCACGTGACTCGCACTCGGATGTTCGTCACAGACATCGAGCGCTGGGAAGAATACGGGCGCGCCCACGGCGAGGTCTTCCGAGACCATCCCTGCACCACCACGATGGTCGAGGTCCGTCGACTCATCGATCCCGAAATGCTCATTGAAATCGAGGCGGACGCAGTCGTCGAGAAGTGA
- the guaA gene encoding glutamine-hydrolyzing GMP synthase has translation MSHEHDRVLILDFGSQFTQLIARRIREESVYCEIHPPTRSLDWIKEWAPAAVVLSGGPNSVYDEDVPKTDPGLLQSGIPVLGICYGMQLIAQMEGANVVHGHREYGRAELTIERGEGLFAGFEDGSASTVWCSHGDHVDDPPDGYVRIASTETLPTAGFRATDRKIWGVQFHPEVAHTTRGDEIISNFLFEVAGCRPTWTPGAFIENTVQKIRDQIGDATAICGLSGGVDSSVAALLVHRAIGDRLTCIFVDHGLLRKNERPEVETMFRSHYDMKLIVEDSEDLFLGDLAGVTDPEAKRKAIGKRFIEVFDATGQREGTGATFLVQGTLYPDVIESVSAGGPSVMIKSHHNVGGLPEDMPFDLVEPLRELFKDEVRAVGRELGLPHSFVGRHPFPGPGLAIRVLGEITKERLDTLREADAIYLDEIRAAGLYDEIWQAFAVLLPVQSVGVMGDARTYENVLALRAVTSRDGMTADWFPFPHDVLGRISTRIINEVKGVNRVTYDVSSKPPATIEWE, from the coding sequence ATGAGTCACGAGCACGATCGAGTCCTGATTCTGGATTTCGGCTCGCAGTTCACACAACTCATCGCGCGCCGTATCCGTGAAGAGAGCGTCTACTGCGAGATTCACCCGCCCACCCGCTCACTGGACTGGATTAAGGAGTGGGCGCCCGCCGCCGTGGTTCTCTCCGGTGGCCCGAACTCCGTGTATGACGAGGACGTTCCTAAGACGGATCCCGGGTTGCTCCAAAGCGGCATCCCCGTGCTCGGTATCTGCTACGGAATGCAGCTGATCGCTCAGATGGAGGGCGCCAACGTGGTGCACGGTCACCGGGAGTACGGCCGGGCCGAGCTGACAATCGAGCGGGGCGAAGGGCTGTTCGCCGGCTTCGAGGACGGGTCAGCATCGACCGTGTGGTGTTCTCACGGAGACCACGTCGACGACCCGCCGGACGGATACGTTCGCATCGCCTCCACGGAGACGCTCCCGACCGCGGGCTTCCGTGCGACGGATCGCAAGATATGGGGTGTGCAGTTCCACCCGGAGGTCGCGCACACGACTCGCGGCGACGAGATCATTTCGAATTTCCTCTTTGAGGTCGCGGGGTGTCGACCGACCTGGACGCCGGGTGCGTTCATCGAGAACACGGTTCAGAAGATCCGTGACCAGATCGGGGACGCGACGGCGATCTGCGGTCTTTCCGGCGGTGTGGACTCCTCCGTTGCAGCGCTGCTCGTGCACCGCGCCATTGGAGACCGACTGACGTGCATCTTCGTCGACCATGGCCTCCTGCGGAAAAATGAGCGTCCGGAGGTCGAGACGATGTTCCGATCCCACTACGACATGAAGCTGATCGTTGAGGATTCAGAGGATCTGTTCCTAGGAGATCTTGCCGGAGTCACCGACCCGGAAGCGAAGAGGAAGGCGATCGGAAAGCGCTTCATCGAAGTCTTCGACGCCACGGGACAGAGAGAAGGGACGGGGGCGACTTTCTTGGTGCAGGGCACCCTGTACCCAGACGTGATCGAGTCCGTCTCGGCAGGTGGTCCCTCTGTCATGATCAAGTCTCACCACAACGTTGGCGGCCTCCCGGAAGACATGCCCTTCGATCTCGTGGAACCGCTCCGGGAGCTGTTCAAGGATGAGGTGCGTGCCGTAGGACGGGAACTTGGCCTCCCTCATTCGTTCGTTGGACGACATCCGTTCCCAGGTCCGGGACTCGCGATCCGTGTGCTGGGCGAGATCACGAAGGAACGCCTCGACACCCTCAGAGAGGCCGACGCGATCTATCTCGATGAGATCCGTGCAGCAGGGTTGTACGACGAAATCTGGCAAGCCTTTGCGGTTTTGCTTCCTGTGCAGTCCGTTGGTGTGATGGGAGATGCCCGGACCTACGAGAACGTTCTCGCACTTCGAGCGGTCACGTCACGGGACGGAATGACAGCCGACTGGTTCCCGTTCCCTCATGATGTGCTGGGGCGCATTTCGACCCGAATCATCAATGAGGTGAAGGGAGTGAATCGAGTTACGTATGACGTGAGCTCCAAACCACCGGCGACGATCGAATGGGAGTAG